In Candida orthopsilosis Co 90-125, chromosome 4 draft sequence, a single genomic region encodes these proteins:
- a CDS encoding Axl1 endoprotease, whose amino-acid sequence MGFFSTTELASTFKKPLYASHRSYKYVKLENGLRTLLISDPECRATAAAVCVGAGSHSDLDELPGLAHFCEHMLFMGTNEFPNPSDFWTKLTSMGGNTNAYTMGDYTCVHFEVSMFDTLVGEELGLNYLMKNFSSFFRKPMFVETYMNMEVKSIDDEHQGNIVNDEKILYHGLRLLSSEEHPFHRFGTGTKATLSSKSTREYMIEYYENNFVSENMVLVLICPLSSNQLQKLAVTNFASIPKSEGLSQKSSSKKRRSKTGSRRFITTSIPSSISRDVTSKIFPTEVTGRLLHIKSEKASNVRLFLPIYNFENSFYESVWCSLLGDESLGSLCDYLKRVKKCVSSMYVYTQRLSKENKILVVDLEILKIFNLNSLIQTIWSFIDQILDPTLTDLTTVLHEYSRVFEYQAYFSTSDRSTVMDEAANYALSLMENRVQDLEYLVTGDSFIFHGDIQHFSIKTREVFNMSSLNVIILCNDANWDWSLNNLSKDPYYHFQYAITNLNYARTKESIPRFFILKQNPFIAMTHNGLDYQLNSSHYTMPYALEANNLVPNLIDFSMYHEIWHSQCSSFNVVTSFQICFSSIPNKPSSLVAIEIIVEYIGEHLRTSFYQAELALFSWGIFSNLVTTPSLTFEIRGPINGFLYFLKEFIVRVKNLILTFNLDYKKFVAMKLQLRQNYDDLQHGETNTTVVAVSMMALEQDIASIEERLEAIELLETSNLVHICDLILKDYKYAGILVTGGDKQFAAEVCKVINILTSHERIYLTKSMFNFTSSVTLRNGRNYDLMLENSSSEDPTDVIYYYIQLCPRQDERRIVAKFLAYHMNQTVRHQLRTRRQLGYLILSGIRINKSTIGLYILLNSASYNCSKILLEIEQALFEWEMQVLTMTNDQFQELYELFMKKQDREKPDTLPSNISAATKPTKQSDNYTAQKQHSANFESIMTKNYDFGRYEDFNYANNTDFKLEDVVNLFRERISIKSTQRATLSILVSSKKGKMKRNLEANKKIVQSLLSDRGYQLTSLQLTSLLHESNNNVSIVIQKLRNLGYKISTKQGHRLHKVLWTIKNFKENNLIKLERMQQICVARYGKAYQTNQVVLPHLRVRNVDEIHTEAKFINQNKHVSRSQGIYDHENEDTYDLNSLM is encoded by the coding sequence ATGGGCTTCTTTTCTACTACAGAGCTTGCATCAACATTTAAAAAGCCCTTGTATGCACTGCATAGGTCATACAAATATGTTaagttggaaaatggtTTAAGAACGCTACTCATATCCGACCCCGAATGCAGAGCAACTGCCGCTGCTGTATGTGTTGGTGCAGGTTCGCATAGTGACCTCGATGAACTACCTGGATTAGCTCACTTTTGTGAGCATATGCTTTTCATGGGAACGAACGAATTTCCCAACCCTCTGGACTTTTGGACGAAGTTGACTTCCATGGGGGGCAATACAAATGCGTATACAATGGGCGACTACACATGCGTTCACTTTGAAGTCTCAATGTTCGATACATTAGTTGGTGAAGAGTTGGGATTaaattatttgatgaagaactTTAGCTCCTTCTTTAGAAAGCCAATGTTTGTAGAGACTTATATGAATATGGAAGTTAAAAGTATTGATGACGAACATCAGGGTAATATTgttaatgatgaaaaaattttatatCATGGATTAAGACTACTCAGTAGCGAGGAGCACCCATTTCATAGATTCGGTACTGGTACTAAAGCTACGCTAAGCTCGAAATCTACTCGGGAATACATGATTGAGTACTATGAGAACAATTTTGTATCGGAAAACATGGTTTTGGTTCTAATATGCCCGCTATCTTCGAACCAGTTGCAGAAGTTGGCGGTGACCAATTTTGCGAGCATACCCAAGTCGGAGGGGTTGTCACAGAAGTCTTCAAGTAAGAAGAGACGAAGCAAGACAGGGTCAAGACGATTTATTACTACATCCATTCCAAGCCTGATCTCGCGAGATGTGACATCAAAGATTTTTCCAACTGAAGTCACAGGAAGATTATTACACATCAAGAGCGAGAAAGCTTCTAATGTGAGATTATTTTTGCCCAtatacaattttgaaaactctTTTTATGAAAGTGTGTGGTGCTCACTATTAGGGGATGAATCCTTAGGATCTTTATGCGATTATTTAAAGAGAGTTAAGAAGTGCGTTTCTTCAATGTACGTTTACACTCAGAGgttatcaaaagaaaataagATTCTAGTGGTTGatcttgaaattttaaaGATTTTTAATTTGAATCTGTTGATTCAGACAATTTGGAGTTTTATTGACCAAATTTTGGACCCAACATTGACCGACTTAACCACTGTGTTGCACGAGTATTCCCGAGTATTCGAATATCAAGCATATTTTTCCACGAGTGATAGATCTACTGTTATGGATGAAGCTGCAAATTACGCTTTAAGTCTTATGGAAAACAGGGTTCAAGATCTAGAGTATTTGGTTACGGGAGATTCCTTTATATTCCACGGGGACATACagcatttttcaatcaagacAAGGGAAGTTTTCAACATGCTGAGCTTGAATGTTATAATACTATGCAATGATGCTAATTGGGATTGGTCACTCAACAATCTTTCGAAAGACCCTTATTATCACTTCCAGTACGCCATCACCAATTTAAACTATGCACGCACTAAAGAATCAATTCCTCGGTTCTTCATCCTTAAACAGAATCCATTTATTGCCATGACCCATAATGGGCTagattatcaattgaactCGTCACATTACACAATGCCATATGCATTAGAAGCAAATAATTTGGTACCAAATTTGATCGACTTTTCAATGTATCACGAAATTTGGCATTCACAATGttcatcattcaatgtGGTGACctcatttcaaatttgctTTTCCAGCATTCCCAATAAACCTTCAAGTTTGGTAGCAATTGAGATAATTGTAGAATATATTGGAGAACATTTAAGGACGTCATTCTACCAAGCTGAGTTGGCATTGTTTTCTTGGGgtattttttcaaatttagtTACAACTCCTTCTTTGACTTTCGAAATTCGGGGACCCATCAATGGATTCCTATACTTTTTGAAGGAGTTTATCGTAAgggtgaaaaatttaataTTGAcattcaatcttgattaCAAAAAATTCGTGGCGATGAAGTTGCAATTGCGCCAAAACTATGATGATTTGCAACATGGTGAAACAAATACAACTGTTGTGGCAGTGTCAATGATGGCTTTAGAACAAGATATAGCAAGCATTGAGGAGAGACTTGAAGCGATAGAACTTTTGGAGACTAGCAATTTAGTGCATATATGCGACTTGATTCTTAAAGATTACAAGTATGCTGGTATTCTTGTTACTGGTGGTGACAAACAATTTGCAGCTGAAGTTTGCAAGGTGATCAACATATTGACGTCACACGAAAGAATCTATTTAACTAAATCTATGTTTAATTTTACATCTAGTGTGACATTGAGAAACGGAAGAAATTACGATTTGATGTTAGAAAATTCCTCTTCGGAAGATCCTACTGACGTTATATACTACTATATCCAACTATGTCCTAGACAAGATGAGAGGAGAATCGTTGCCAAATTTTTGGCTTATCACATGAACCAAACTGTTCGACACCAACTACGTACTAGAAGACAACTTGGTTACTTGATTTTAAGTGGTATAAGAATTAACAAACTGACAATCGGTCTATATATACTTCTCAATAGTGCCTCCTataattgttcaaaaatattACTCGAAATTGAGCAAGCCTTGTTTGAGTGGGAGATGCAAGTGCTAACCATGACaaatgatcaatttcaagagCTATATGAATTGTTTATGAAAAAGCAGGATCGAGAGAAACCCGACACATTACCCTCAAACATCTCAGCAGCAACCAAGCCAACCAAACAGAGTGACAACTATACAGCCCAGAAACAGCATTCTGCAAACTTTGAAAGTATCATGACTAAAAACTATGACTTTGGACGCTATGAGGATTTTAATTACGCGAATAATACCGATTTCAAACTAGAAGACGTCGTAAACCTCTTTAGGGAAAGAATCTCAATCAAGTCTACACAACGAGCAACACTATCAATTCTTGTGTCATCTAAAAAGGgaaagatgaagagaaatCTTGAGGCGAACAAAAAGATTGTGCAGTCATTATTATCTGACCGAGGGTATCAGTTGACATCGTTACAGTTAACTAGCTTGCTTCACGAATCAAACAATAATGTTTCGATAGTTATACAAAAGTTGAGAAATTTAGGatacaaaatttcaacaaagcaGGGCCACAGACTTCACAAAGTCTTATGGACGATAAAGAACttcaaagaaaacaacTTGATAAAGCTAGAGCGTATGCAACAAATCTGCGTAGCCAGATATGGCAAAGCATATCAGACTAATCAAGTAGTCTTACCTCACTTGAGAGTGAgaaatgttgatgaaattcaTACCGAGGctaaattcatcaatcaGAATAAACATGTAAGTCGGTCACAGGGAATTTACGATCATGAAAACGAGGATACATATGATTTGAATTCGTTGATGTAG
- a CDS encoding Prp4 protein (S. cerevisiae homolog PRP4 has role nuclear mRNA splicing, via spliceosome and localizes to U4/U6 x U5 tri-snRNP complex): MQYNEIPVINDKPIPEEDELVRKQLKELGQPVFINGEDDHDRRERLANLVNGGALQSDDAQSEDEEKEEEEEEEVFYTPGSAELYDVRCQILDQSLVKASQRIQQQRQVLQNNPEFTTFLKKRRTINSKLADIELYGSQVIHGNTRAISSVRYSSSGDLIACGTWNGSVHVLNSNDLNPAVKLLNGQHTEKVGSADWQVNDTTLITGGSEGSINVWNITDSDEIIKPELSIKEAHLNRITNTLFHPINNFAISTSFDQTWKLWDIKKEAELYQQEGHSKEVYSGAVHPDGSLFLSGGLDGIIYVWDLRSGRALMPLQKHIQGVYSLDWSPNGYHFASGSGDCSVKIWDMRKLDHSGDEIFSIPAHTKLVSDVRFHCGKVGVNEDGNGVIGSFLVSSSYDGSVKVWSADNWILVNTLKGHNEKVMSCDVTSDENSGVRVVSSGWDRTVKLWQ, encoded by the coding sequence ATGCAATACAACGAAATACCAGTCATCAACGACAAGCCAATTCCTGAAGAGGATGAGCTTGTACGTAAGCAGCTAAAGGAGTTGGGGCAACCTGTATTCATCAATGGGGAAGATGATCATGATCGACGAGAAAGATTAGCCAATTTAGTTAATGGAGGTGCCTTGCAATCAGACGATGCACAAAGcgaagatgaagagaaagaagaggaagaggaggaagaggTATTCTATACACCGGGATCAGCAGAACTATATGATGTGAGATGTCAGATTCTCGATCAATCTTTGGTCAAAGCATCACAACGgatccaacaacaaagacaagTGCTACAAAATAACCCTGAGTTTACTACATTTTTAAAGAAAAGGCGAACGATAAATTCAAAGTTAGCTGACATTGAACTATACGGATCCCAGGTTATCCACGGAAATACAAGAGCCATATCCAGCGTGAGGTACTCTTCAAGTGGAGACTTAATTGCATGTGGAACATGGAATGGATCAGTACATGTCTTAAACTCAAACGACTTGAATCCCGCTGTAAAGTTGCTAAATGGACAACACACAGAAAAAGTTGGCAGTGCAGATTGGCAGGTAAATGATACTACTTTAATCACAGGAGGGAGCGAGGGCAGCATCAATGTGTGGAATATTACAGATTCGGACGAGATAATTAAACCTGAACTTTCAATCAAAGAGGCACATTTGAATAGAATAACCAACACTTTATTTCATCCGATTAATAACTTTGCAATCTCAACTTCATTTGATCAAACATGGAAGTTGTGGGATATAAAGAAAGAGGCTGAGTTATATCAACAAGAGGGTCACTCGAAGGAAGTATACAGTGGTGCAGTCCATCCAGATGGGtccctttttctttcagGCGGATTGGATGGTATTATTTACGTTTGGGATTTGAGATCGGGAAGGGCACTCATGCCGCTTCAAAAGCATATACAGGGAGTTTACAGTCTCGATTGGTCTCCAAATGGATATCATTTTGCTAGTGGATCTGGGGATTGTTCGGTGAAAATTTGGGATATGCGGAAATTAGACCATTCTGGTGATgagatattttcaataccGGCGCATACAAAACTAGTTAGCGATGTGAGGTTTCATTGTGGTAAGGTCGGGGTAAATGAGGATGGAAATGGCGTCATTGGCTCGTTTTTGGTTAGTAGCTCTTACGACGGGAGCGTAAAGGTCTGGTCGGCAGATAATTGGATTTTAGTTAATACATTGAAAGGGCATAATGAGAAGGTGATGAGCTGTGATGTTACTAGTGATGAAAATAGTGGAGTCAGAGTTGTAAGTAGTGGCTGGGACCGCACAGTGAAGCTATGGCAATAG
- a CDS encoding Hda3 protein (S. cerevisiae homolog HDA3 has role gene silencing by RNA, gene silencing involved in chronological cell aging, histone deacetylation, segregation, negative regulation of transcription from RNA polymerase II) has translation MNLLRILDSTPEPPIIELELSETNNSGDYHLGTPMYEYQKELTDQIISLHYPDILKFCETNDQKDIILKSVETCVENCMLVCTHPYLLISHYMPKNLAVKDMPAKLAETSGKFNVLKDLLNVIISNKASNVKSVGLVMSNNVKLFDLIEALIMVCSGNKTVKRYVGNNIQRESKKAVKNGNGSNGSTPNGHGDASKTLTQIHLIPADGNIQRDQAIFDASRFDVLVTIDGNVNTETEFYQFLKTMNHSPGEKPAVTIRLAPFKTIEHIKLYYSKAVNEDDYLYKLISSVVCLRDFIGNIPPDIFPIYHQKLTYLGPNFFDHVFGDNVSTYPPWPLPTLPIIQKYTPIDVERSLLTEAHFHYTPYGLQPFVEEKVTPTYYQTKRLQSDYIANPLKNSYDELIGITSATERQDMTILTHKSLLQLNAACRDLRRAKDELESYNQYDSKEVQNKVGRREKEKRLAVSKIFDDLDHSQQRIDSGNKWYIKKQEQIDQLKIAIKEKEDEIANFHDKVDSPEKVSYVSNQLEIWKLERQIKQLIARIQSKDDERNFTNKEYENSLNAVKEAKQEQSLLNEQIQYAKRKYDEYEQDQETKRQNFEVDHQALLNEIKSLEFSNEQLEMKLGNAFKFLKDTSHFKKRKVRTNTPSK, from the coding sequence ATGAATTTGCTACGGATATTGGACAGCACACCCGAGCCACCTATAATAGAGTTGGAACTCAGTGAGACAAACAATAGTGGAGATTATCATTTGGGCACACCAATGTATGAATACCAGAAAGAATTAACTGACCAGATTATTTCCCTCCATTATCCAGATATACTAAAGTTTTGTGAAACCAACGACCAAAAGGACATTATACTCAAGTCAGTTGAGACATGTGTTGAAAACTGTATGCTTGTGTGCACCCATCCGTATTTATTGATCAGTCATTATATGCCAAAAAACTTGGCTGTCAAAGATATGCCTGCAAAATTAGCAGAGACGAGTGGAAAGTTTAAtgtgttgaaagatttgttgaatgttATCATTCTGAACAAGGCGTCTAATGTGAAGTCCGTGGGTCTCGTAATGAGCAACAATgttaaactttttgatttgatcgAAGCTTTGATCATGGTATGCTCTGGCAACAAAACCGTTAAACGATATGTTGGAAACAACATCCAACGAGAATCGAAAAAGGCAGTGAAGAATGGAAATGGAAGTAATGGAAGTACCCCAAACGGACATGGAGATGCCTCCAAAACCTTGACGCAGATCCATCTTATACCTGCTGATGGGAATATTCAAAGAGATCAAGCCATTTTTGATGCTTCCAGATTTGATGTTCTAGTTACTATCGATGGTAATGTCAATACGGAAACAGAATTCTACCAATTTTTGAAGACAATGAACCATTCCCCTGGTGAGAAACCAGCAGTTACCATTAGATTGGCTCCTTTTAAGACAATCGAGCACATAAAATTGTACTACCTGAAAGCAGtgaatgaagatgattatTTGTATAAGCTTATTTCGTCAGTAGTGTGTTTGAGAGATTTCATAGGAAACATACCCCCAGACATTTTCCCaatatatcatcaaaagCTTACATATTTGGGACCAAACTTTTTCGACCATGTATTTGGCGACAATGTGAGCACATACCCTCCATGGCCCTTACCCACACTTCCCATCATTCAAAAGTATACCCCAATAGATGTGGAAAGATCATTATTGACAGAGGCTCATTTTCATTACACCCCTTATGGGTTGCAACCATTTGTGGAGGAAAAAGTGACCCCCACATACTATCAAACAAAACGTTTACAACTGGATTATATTGCCAACCCATTAAAAAATTCTTATGATGAGTTGATTGGAATAACTAGTGCAACGGAGAGACAGGATATGACTATATTAACTCACAAATCACTACTCCAGTTGAATGCTGCATGTAGGGATCTAAGAAGAGCAAAAGACGAACTTGAGTCGTATAACCAGTATGATTCTAAAGAGGTTCAGAATAAAGttggaagaagagaaaaagaaaagaggCTTGcggtttcaaaaatatttgacGATTTAGATCACTCACAGCAAAGGATAGACAGTGGTAATAAGTGGTACATTaaaaaacaagaacaaatagatcaattgaagatcGCCAttaaagagaaagaagacGAGATTGCCAATTTTCACGATAAGGTTGATTCACCAGAAAAGGTATCATATGTAAGTAATCAATTAGAGATATGGAAGCTCGAGAGGCAAATAAAACAGTTAATTGCCCGAATTCAATCGAAAGATGACGAAAGAAACTTTACTAATAAGGAATATGAAAACTCATTAAATGCGGTAAAAGAGGCCAAGCAAGAACAATCATTGCTAAATGAGCAGATCCAATATGCAAAAAGGAAGTATGATGAGTATGAACAGGatcaagaaacaaagagacaaaattttgaagttgacCATCAAGCTCTCCtcaatgaaatcaagaGTTTGGAATTCTCAAATGAACAACTAGAGATGAAACTCGGAAATGCTTTCAAGTTTTTAAAAGACACTTCGCATTTCAAAAAGCGTAAAGTGCGAACCAATACGCCGAGCAAGTAG
- a CDS encoding Aos1 protein (S. cerevisiae homolog AOS1 has SUMO activating enzyme activity, has role in protein and localizes to SUMO activating enzyme complex) codes for MTTETGLTADEIALYDRQIRLWGMATQLRLRSTKILVINLGAAGTECVKNLVLGGLNSIEILDDSVVKEEDFTAQFFLPNDDSTVGKLKLPLVVDKIKELNTKVDLSINTSSLDDALADPDYFKKFDFIVATEITKDQIIQLNEITRNFNIPLHVSGMHGFFGYILVDLIEHTSYNEYNQSSVPRKVNVDLSRNKKMTASKPDPQKKVDVVTIKDVFSPLKSIFRSQEIPKYSSRRELQKCTVLPIIFALFDIPRPSNPSDVVDVHQLRKRVEETYKTLNLPMTSFSEEYIHKLSQQAYTEFSPTAAILGGTLAQEVIRFLSKNYSPMNNVVILDAMKAVMPIYSM; via the exons ATGACAACTGAAACAGGACTTACAGCAG ATGAAATTGCGTTGTACGATAGACAGATCAGATTATGGGGTATGGCAACTCAGTTGAGACTTCGATCAACGAAAATCTTGGTCATAAACCTTGGTGCTGCAGGCACTGAATGTGTCAAGAATTTGGTATTGGGTGGGCTAAACTCAATAGAGATATTAGACGATTCCGTAGTCAAGGAAGAGGATTTTACAGCCCAATtctttttaccaaatgATGACTCTACAGTgggaaaattgaaattgccaTTGGTCgttgacaaaatcaaagaattgaaCACCAAGGTCGATTTGAGTATCAACACTTCTTCATTGGATGATGCTCTTGCTGATCCAgattatttcaaaaaatttgatttcataGTTGCCACAGAAATTACCAAGgatcaaatcattcaactcaatgaaattacaagaaatttcaacattcCACTCCATGTTAGTGGCATGCACGGATTTTTTGGCTACATACTAGTTGACCTTATCGAGCATACATCTTACAATGAATACAATCAAAGTTCAGTTCCTAGAAAAGTTAatgttgatttatcaagaaataaaaagatGACTGCTAGTAAGCCTGATCCACAGAAAAAGGTTGACGTAGTTACCATCAAGGATGTGTTTTCCCCActcaaatcaatatttcGTTCACAGGAGATACCCAAATACTCAAGCCGGAGAGAATTACAGAAATGCACCGTATTGCCAATCATTTTTGCTTTGTTCGATATTCCTCGTCCTCTGAATCCTAGCGATGTTGTAGATGTACACCAATTACGAAAGAGAGTAGAAGAAACTTATAAAACATTAAATCTACCCATGACATCATTTTCAGAAGAATATATTCACAAGTTGAGTCAACAAGCATACACTGAGTTTTCGCCAACAGCCGCTATATTGGGGGGGACATTGGCTCAAGAGGTTATTCGCTTCTTGAGCAAGAATTATTCGCCCATGAATAATGTTGTTATATTGGATGCTATGAAAGCGGTAATGCCAATTTATAGTATGTAA
- a CDS encoding Ygr205w protein (S. cerevisiae homolog YGR205W has ATP binding localizes to cytoplasm, nucleus) has product MTTTLDASIKFVSKAIDSYDFEGALKPLTVGISGPQGSGKTYLASYLTQTLQNSYPNLKFTQFSIDDFYLTHSDQERVTQQAIKDENKLLIGRGLPGTHDLNLLQNVLHQMCENYKKQWVPVRLPFYDKSAFGGLGDRSSTGANILNEPADVVICEGWFNGFMPLNEELVNIKYLTSPVDSILQRYRLYQIQDINNQLSKYVPIWKIFSHFVILQTDTIENVYKWRIEQEHALIALKGQGMSDEQIKLFVDRYMPMYLLYYEKLCDQGLHNTQCLVLSIDLHRKLLGSRIIGI; this is encoded by the coding sequence ATGACAACCACCCTCGACGCATCCATTAAATTTGTATCAAAAGCTATCGACTCttatgattttgaaggaGCTCTCAAGCCATTGACTGTGGGTATCAGTGGCCCTCAAGGATCAGGCAAAACCTATTTGGCATCATACTTGACTCAGACTTTACAAAACAGTTACCCCAACTTGAAATTCACCCAATTCCTGATTGATGACTTTTATCTAACACATTCAGACCAAGAAAGAGTGACACAGCAAGCTATAAAGGATGAAAATAAGCTACTTATTGGTAGAGGTTTACCAGGAACTCATGATTTAAACTTACTACAAAATGTGCTTCACCAAATGTGTGAGAACTATAAAAAGCAGTGGGTACCGGTAAGGCTTCCTTTCTATGATAAATCTGCATTCGGAGGCTTAGGAGACCGTCTGAGTACTGGTGCCAATATTCTTAATGAACCCGCGGATGTCGTTATTTGTGAAGGCTGGTTCAATGGATTCATGCCATTGAATGAGGAATTGGTCAATATAAAGTATCTAACGAGCCCAGTAGACTCAATTCTACAACGATATAGACTTTACCAAATACAGGATATTAACAACCAGCTTTCAAAATATGTCCCTATATGGAAAATATTTTCACATTTTGTTATATTACAAACTGATACAATTGAGAATGTTTACAAGTGGAGAATAGAACAGGAACATGCATTGATTGCTTTAAAAGGCCAAGGAATGAGTGATGAGCAGATTAAATTGTTTGTGGATAGGTATATGCCAATGTATCTTTTATATTATGAAAAACTTTGTGATCAAGGACTTCACAACACTCAATGTCTAGTCTTGTCTATTGATCTCCATCGGAAGTTGCTAGGATCAAGAATTATAGGTATATAG
- a CDS encoding mitochondrial protein, whose amino-acid sequence MSNKLKILVPLKRVIDYAIKPRINKTNTGVETKGVKFSINPFCDIALEESIRLKEKTPELVENIHAVSIGPTKAQDILRTALAKGADTSTLIDVGEETVEPLQVAKLLKKVVEDKKSNLVVLGKQAIDDDSNQTGQMLAGLLNWPQATNASKVEVKGDEVFVTREIDGGADVLKAKLPMVVTVDLRLNEPRYASLPNIMKAKKKPLEKLKLKDLGLDSIDNRLEVVKVEEPPARQAGVKVESVDQLIEKLKELKAL is encoded by the coding sequence ATGTccaacaagttgaagatcCTTGTCCCCTTGAAAAGGGTTATTGACTATGCAATTAAGCCCAGAAttaacaaaacaaacacaGGAGTCGAGACTAAGGGCGTCAAATTCAGTATAAATCCATTTTGTGATATTGCTTTAGAAGAATCCATTCGTCTTAAGGAAAAGACACCTGAGTTAGTTGAAAACATACATGCTGTATCAATCGGACCAACTAAAGCACAAGATATATTGAGAACTGCATTGGCTAAAGGAGCCGACACTTCAACATTGATTGACGTGGGTGAAGAGACGGTTGAGCCATTACAAGTGGccaagttgttgaagaaagtaGTGGAGGataaaaaatcaaacttggTGGTATTGGGAAAGCAAGCCATAGACGatgattcaaatcaaacgGGACAAATGCTTGCCGGGTTATTGAATTGGCCACAAGCTACGAATGCTTCGAAAGTGGAAGTAAAAGGAGATGAAGTTTTTGTGACAAGAGAGATTGACGGTGGTGCTGATGTGTTGAAAGCTAAATTGCCAATGGTGGTCACAGTAGACTTGAGGTTGAATGAACCAAGGTATGCTAGTTTACCAAATATAATGAAAGCTAAAAAGAAAccattggaaaaattgaaattgaaggacTTGGgtcttgattcaattgacaatAGGTTAGAAGTGGTGAAGGTTGAAGAACCACCGGCAAGACAAGCTGGTGTCAAGGTTGAAAGCGTTGACCAATTAATagaaaagttgaaggaGTTGAAAGCTTTATAG